The Calditrichota bacterium genome includes the window AAAATGCAAAACGACGAGAAACTAGGCAGTTATAAAATAAGCGGGAAAATTGGTGAAGGCGGTATGGCCGAAATTTACAAAGCCTACCAGCCAGCACTTAAACGCCATGTGGTCATCAAAAAATTAAAAGACCCCAACCGCGAAATTATTGCCCGTTTTAAAAAAGAAGCTTTGCTCAGCGCATCTTTTAGCCAGGAAAACGTGGTTGCCATATATGATTTTTTGTATATGAACCGTGCCTACTACCTGGTAATGGAATATGTTGATGGTGAAGACCTGAGAGCGCTTATAGACTGCTCTGCACCCATGTCAACCAGCCTTGCCGCTATGATAATCCTGGAGCTTGCACATGGCCTGGAATATACGCACAACCAAAGTATAATCCACCGCGATATTAAACCCAGCAACGTACTGATCTCCAAAGAAGGTAATGTAAAACTAATTGATTTTGGCGTGGCGAAAGATGATACAAATGTCCGCTTGACAATGACCGGCCTGATTGTCGGGACTCCTTCATACATGTCACCGGAGCAGGCACATGGCGATCCGCTTGGGCCGCAAAGCGATTTATATGCTTTGGGGATTTTACTCTATGAAATGCTGACCGGCATAAAACCTTTTTACGGGCAGAATAATACGGAGATTTTAGCAAAAGTGGTCCGCAGCAAATACACTCCTCCGCATCGTATCAACCCAGAAATATCTCTGCGCTTAAGACGTGTAATAAAAAAACTGCTCAAAAAAGATATGCGCTCCCGTTATAAAAATGCCGCTGCCTTAATCCATGATTTGGAAAAATGTGTCTCCTGGCAGACACGAAGTCGCAAGAAAGAGTTGTTTGCACGGGTTTTAGACAACATGGATAAAACGGCAATAACCCATTCCGACGATACCTTAAAAGCAGCTATTCTGGAAAACACATCTTCCTGGGGTTGGAATGCTTTGCGTTACAGCCTTGTTGCAGCTTTGCTGATTAGCGGATGGGCAATATTTAAGCAATTCAGCAAAAAAGAGTTGGGTTATATAAAAGTTGAAAATCCTGTTAAGAAAATGGAATTGGTTATTGACAATAAAAAGGTTAAACCGGTTTT containing:
- a CDS encoding serine/threonine protein kinase; the encoded protein is MQNDEKLGSYKISGKIGEGGMAEIYKAYQPALKRHVVIKKLKDPNREIIARFKKEALLSASFSQENVVAIYDFLYMNRAYYLVMEYVDGEDLRALIDCSAPMSTSLAAMIILELAHGLEYTHNQSIIHRDIKPSNVLISKEGNVKLIDFGVAKDDTNVRLTMTGLIVGTPSYMSPEQAHGDPLGPQSDLYALGILLYEMLTGIKPFYGQNNTEILAKVVRSKYTPPHRINPEISLRLRRVIKKLLKKDMRSRYKNAAALIHDLEKCVSWQTRSRKKELFARVLDNMDKTAITHSDDTLKAAILENTSSWGWNALRYSLVAALLISGWAIFKQFSKKELGYIKVENPVKKMELVIDNKKVKPVLSRSALLGPFLKGGHYLQASDPASNSTFVAKTTVNANDTTLIKVELPKNHTLALLNISIEPTIAELLIDGFVASPDENNTIQLKAGWHEIEIRKTGYEPIKDKRFFRAAETYIMEYKLTKK